The following nucleotide sequence is from Populus nigra chromosome 15, ddPopNigr1.1, whole genome shotgun sequence.
CGGCCTCTTGTCAGGGTCACAAGTGTACCCTCCATGCACAGCAATCTTGATCAGTCCCGGAAACTCCAACGACGGCGTGCCGTAAATGTAAGGCTCGCCATAGCTTGCAAACGTAGGGAAATCACTTCCAATGGCGAACTTTGCCTCGTGCCCCTCCCTGATCCTCCAATAACACACTGTAGTCTCCAAGGCTTGTATAGGCAATTCAAGCCCGCTAACCGTTTTAACCAACTTGCCCATCCAAGCCCCAGCAGTAACGACACATTTCTTACCCCAATACTCTTCGCCATTGGCAACCACCACATTTACCCCTCCTCTTGCCTCGTCTTTAACTATGTTTTTCACCTCCATGTTGTCCCTCAAAACTGCACCCTTCTGAAATGCCAATGCTTGAAACATGGACACTGCCTTGGTGGGCTTTATAACCCCACCGACTTCAGTTAACACCCCAACCCAACTCTCCGGTATGTTAATCCTACCGGAGAATCGGTCAGCCACTTGTTGTCCGTCCAGGACCTGATGAGGGAGGGACTTCCTCTCACAGCTAGAGATAACCGATAGGAGACTCTTGTTATCGGAGGGGCCCATATCAAATTGCTGGGCTTTGAAATAAACCTTGTAGCCAATTTCTGACTGGGCCTGCTCCCAACTTTGCGAGGATTCCATGACCATGTCACAGTAGTAGTCTTCCGGGTAAGTTGCCCGTATAGTACGTGACTCCCCATGTGAGGATCCACGGTGGTGCAAGAAATCAAATTGCTCCAGCAAGAGCGTTTTCTGACCTCTTTTTGCTAGTTGATATGCAGTGGAGCTGCCCATAATGCCGGCACCGACAACGATAACATCAAAGTGGTGGCTGGAATATTCCATCTCTAGCTAGGACAAGAGACAAGATATCCAGTGGAGAGGTTTAGGTTTTCTTTGGTTCAGGTGGATCTGAGGAGGAAGTAAGAGATGATTTTTAAGGTGAGAATATTCCCATAAAAGGACCATGTGATGTCTTAATAATATTCAATGGATGAGGTCTGCCACTTGCCAGTTGAATTCACATGATGGATGGTGTTGTCGCCATGCTTTTATCATTTATGGACTATTTAACACCTAGACTTTGCATGCATGTATTCTTTGATAAAGCATAACTAAACCCaccaaaccaaaatcaaattaatgtaGGGTTTGGCTCGCatttcaagatataaaaaaacattgtttgtttgtgtttcaagacaaaaaaaaataaagataatataaataaaaagaaatatatttttccttttgaattatatatttattttatatatttatctttttttaattaatgtgagtgttcgggtgtacctcgactaatcccccgagccctgaagttaacgaccatgtaagcctctattGACCTTGAGGTTTGTGGGACTCGAATTAATGATCTTCAATAAGTAAATCTAGAATCTGACCAATTGAACTACAaccttaaaattatatatatatattgttattgtttttttagccaatcaaatatttatttgttctttaaaaCACCATGGATTAATTAGATGGATAATATGATGAGATGGCGCCATGACTTTCTTGGAGGCAGGCTTAATCATAGAGATCAATTTGAAATGTTATAGCTGAAAAATCAAAGTAGTTTTGTACAATTCAAACTTGGCAGTCACCACCACAAGTGAGATAGTGGGGAGATTGATTTTCTacttcaaaaagaaaatgataggcCCTCCCACTAACgggatgattaaaaaaaaaaatttgtttttgtttttttctaaaataagtacatttcttaacttttattttaaataaaattgttttaattaatccaaATCAACTTATATAACTCTCGCAATCTAAACTATTATTATAAAGATGAGATTTACTATACCTTATAAATCTTATATAAATGTCTAACTTGTAATCCGTGCATGAATCAAGTTTATAAACATGAGATTTACTTAGTTTAATTTACCCTAAATCACACACTAACACACACACCATTTTAGTtaccataaaaagaaaacatgatcACGTGGATGGGACTTCACTTTTGCTTGATTACATCCAAGTTGCAGCGACATTTTCAACTACGACATCGTTTTGTCCATCCATCATTAAAGACTCtccatgcattttattttatattcattaatttaagAAAGCTGCGTCGCTTTGTgactaaaactattttttttgtttaaaattattatagatgGAATTGATTAAGTTAGAGATGGATTTAGAAATATAAGGACTAAACATGTAGTTTATGTGACAACAAGGACTAATTAAtctgttttgataaattatagggactaaattgtaattaactaaaaaagaagatataaTAATCTTGCAAGTCCTTGCTCCTTTTTCATGGTCAATTTGTACTCAGCTGATATCCTTGACACATTGGGGGGGTTGAGATTCTGTCTAAAGAACAAATCTTTTACTATTTGGCCTTTTGTGCTCCAAGGAATTTGCCATGTGTTGATGCGTATCATCCACGTCTCGAAACGTGATTGGTTAGGATAGGAGAGGATAAGTCAATTTAAGTCCCTCAAGTTTTCCAATATGATGGATTGATTAGAAACTCAATTACCCTTAACTTGGGAGGTATTTAACATTAAACCAATTAAGGACCAGACTCACTCAGACATAGTTGGCTTTAATATCACCCAATTGACTCGGTTGATCACTCAATCTAAACTTAACTGGATCGGGTTAATTgtgagatattaaaaataaaaaaaatctaaaactatcTAGTTTTAGTCCTtcagcattttaaaaaatatttcttttcagtGCTTATAACTCAAGATTTTTCAGCGTGATCCATAATTTACTCAAAAGATTTTAACAAACCCATCTTAAATAGCTAACAAAATCCAATGAAATTAATTTCCACCTTTCATACTATCCAATTAGAAAAGGTCGGGTTTAATATCAGTCCATTTTGTTTCCATGTGGAAGTTGTTCTTTATGAGCAATTACCATGTGTTTTAGTTGTCATCATGCATTCCaccattaattaaataaaaaagatatcatttcaATAGTTACGAGTCCGAATTATGAATTcaagttttttagaattatttaaaatttatataattattaaaatttataaaattaattaagatattcatattaaataaaaaaaatcaaaagcttgaGAACACAACAAGGACACGATTCTGTCACCATCAATTAGCACCATGCACTATCTCGATAATGGCTTATGGATCGAATCACCCAAAAGAGCACGttaaatattttcaagtgaTTTCACGACTCCAAGGGTCCCACggatgataaaataatatatattgaaatatttattttattgtcctAAAGGAGATGCATCTTGgcatatttaaatatatttgtagacCCGTCCCTAATCTTTCTCTCAAACTAGACAAAGAACATGTTAAATCGCAGCCTCGCCATTAATTTCATGCTATGTTATGAAGGCCAACAAGATTCATACAATCTTCAAGGTGATGAAAAGGACTCGATCAgtactatatttatttattaagaaacaATATTTAATCTTGCTTTACCATGTTTGGAGAAGAATATATTCACCCCTTTcatcttaattcttttatatatatatatatatatatatatatatatatatatatatatatatatatatatatatatatgtttggagAAGAATCAAACTAAcgagggaaaagaaagaaaaaccaaaatgtttatttttatttatttatcttgtgtTTCTTAAGAAATATTGATTCCTCTCGCAGATTCTTGTCCAGAATCTTTCTACTTCCATATTCACCGAGGAAATTAAGTATTAGAAGGATTAGTTTtctgataattgttttttaattaattttttatactgaaatgcatgttaataatattttttattttttaaaaattatttttgatatcaatacattaaaacgattcaaaacatataaattatattaaattttaataatattttttttaaaaaaaacatgatttatactgccttataaataattttttttcaacaaattttGAAACCAATAAGATACTTGGTGAAAATGCAAAGCAGAAACTGGATGATTCCAGTGAGAACGACAAcgatcaaacaaaaaatgactCATCTTccatctatagttttttttttttccttggtggAAGAAACGATGACATCCACGAATTGAGAGTAGTGCTGACAAATCTGGCATAGGATTCAAATATTGGCAGTGGCCTTAGCACacatttttcaagaaattattatagaaaaaaagtacggtaatgattgttttttaaaatatttttatttaaaattatattaaaataatatttttaaaaattatttttaatattaacatatcaaaataatttaataatataaaacaatttatttttcaaaatttacctGATGTctgtttaaaatataatatcaaacaagaGTTTAATAGATCAAACACTTGGAGGGTGTGGGGGCGTTTCAacatgagttttaaaaatatattttaattttttatgtatttattaaatattttgatattttatgttaaaaataaatttttaaaaataaaaaatatatattattttgatatatttataaataaaacatactttcaaaaacaataattattccTGACTCGTGCACCACCGGTCCATTGATCATAATTCAAGTAAACATGAATCTAGTTCATGTTCATAAAATAACACATTTAACCATGTTCatgttcataaaatattttaaaatttcagagcAGTAACAACTACTACAGCAAGTTATGCTCAGAAAATGATGATGTAGCTAGCAAACAATCAATAGttcaagaaaaatcacaaaatcaacAGGGAAGCATTGCAGGTTACAATCATAGTTAGTAAGTCCTAGCCAGCTAATTAATTTGGAACGagttttaattgaattgaaaaagatattgactgatttaaatttgattgataAATGATAGCTAGCTAATTAACTCGGCTATTCCAGCCCAAACTGAGAACCGCAAGGAACGTACATAAGCTGATGACAGCTTCTTAATTCTCTAACTGCAACTGCTTCAATGTTTTAAGGCTTGCATACACCAGAATTGATAACATTTCAGGGAACTCATTCTTCAGCTTTAATGTTTTAAGTCTTCTTGTTGGCCTGTTCTTCTACACCAGAATTGTTCCATTTGTTGTACCGGGAGATTTTCGCCATGAAATTTCTAGGATTGCTGAGATCGGACGATATTGGCATCCGAACTCGCAGTGTGCAGACATTCTCAAATTCTTCAGAAGCAGTTCCTCCACCTGCACACTGAACATTGCATTACTTATCGTTTCACAGTAGTGCTTGACCTAAGATTTAAGTTAGCATATATGGAAGACACTGAAAGGGTTATGTATTTGTTACCATGGCCTTGGATTTGGAGCAGAAAGAGCCTGTGAAGTTTGGTTTATCCTCCTCTATGAACCCAATTGATCCTGATCATTCTTGATGATCTTGATCATACTCAAATTAATATGCAGCCAGTCGCGAAATTCATCACCAAGAGATTATGCTGCTCGCAAACATCTGCTAAATTCAATGTACCTTCCACATTAGTCCTAAATGTTTCGACCTCGTGCGATTCGCACCAATCAACGTTAGGCCTTCCAGTCAGCAACATTGAAAACATGGTTTGGTTTCTTAATCACATTTCAGGGTCTAAGATTGCAG
It contains:
- the LOC133674430 gene encoding probable sarcosine oxidase, translating into MEYSSHHFDVIVVGAGIMGSSTAYQLAKRGQKTLLLEQFDFLHHRGSSHGESRTIRATYPEDYYCDMVMESSQSWEQAQSEIGYKVYFKAQQFDMGPSDNKSLLSVISSCERKSLPHQVLDGQQVADRFSGRINIPESWVGVLTEVGGVIKPTKAVSMFQALAFQKGAVLRDNMEVKNIVKDEARGGVNVVVANGEEYWGKKCVVTAGAWMGKLVKTVSGLELPIQALETTVCYWRIREGHEAKFAIGSDFPTFASYGEPYIYGTPSLEFPGLIKIAVHGGYTCDPDKRPWGPGISSDSMKEWIEGRFSGLVDYGGPVATQLCMYSMTPDGDFVIDFLGGEFGKDVVVGGGFSGHGFKMAPVVGRILADLALSGEAKGVDLKHFRIQRFQENPKGNVKDYEDQVTLLQITSR